The Salinibaculum sp. SYNS191 genome has a window encoding:
- a CDS encoding glycoside hydrolase family 1 protein, with amino-acid sequence MTFLWGASISSHQVEGGVENDWTRWERRNADEWAQPGLLGRARRALGQANPPSAAADPSNYISGQATDHFNRYEEDADLAAEMGLNALRFSLEWSRLQPTEGELDADAVAHYREKIRALRDRGIEPVVTVWHYAHPQWFVDDYGWHHSLAPAKFHDYARRVHDALGDLVTYWITMNEPSAYVRASYVFGGFPPAQTKLWQAPRAWRNLVRGHRRAFDALHTTDNLVGVSLAAGSFEPYTDNALNRKLAWLLRYVEHDGFLQALLPDLDFIGINYYVEYEVDVLGRNLLNGSKPRSDMGWPLSPSGLEALCTRLAAYDLPLLVTEHGLADSDDEHRGWYIRESIEAIERARAAGAPVNGYLHWSLTDNFEWDKGFWPRFGLAAVDYDDHTRTLRDSTSVYADIIDSRDWDATWQPSGNGATAQE; translated from the coding sequence ATGACGTTTCTCTGGGGTGCCTCCATCTCCTCCCACCAGGTCGAGGGGGGCGTCGAGAACGACTGGACCCGCTGGGAACGTCGCAACGCCGACGAGTGGGCGCAACCGGGCCTGCTCGGCCGGGCCAGGCGAGCGCTCGGACAGGCGAACCCGCCGTCGGCCGCCGCAGACCCGTCGAACTACATCTCCGGGCAGGCGACGGACCACTTCAACCGCTACGAGGAGGACGCCGACCTCGCGGCGGAGATGGGGCTGAACGCCCTGCGGTTCTCGCTGGAGTGGTCGCGCCTGCAACCGACCGAGGGAGAACTGGACGCCGACGCCGTCGCCCACTACCGCGAGAAGATTCGGGCGCTGCGCGACCGGGGCATCGAACCCGTCGTGACGGTGTGGCACTACGCGCACCCCCAGTGGTTCGTCGACGACTACGGCTGGCACCACTCCCTCGCGCCGGCGAAGTTCCACGACTACGCACGGCGCGTCCACGACGCGCTGGGCGACCTGGTGACCTACTGGATAACCATGAACGAGCCGTCGGCGTACGTCCGTGCCTCGTACGTCTTCGGCGGGTTCCCGCCGGCGCAGACGAAGCTGTGGCAGGCACCGCGAGCCTGGCGGAACCTCGTCCGCGGCCACCGCCGCGCCTTCGACGCGTTGCACACCACCGACAACCTCGTCGGCGTCTCGCTGGCCGCCGGGTCGTTCGAACCCTACACCGACAACGCCCTCAACAGGAAACTCGCCTGGCTGCTGCGGTACGTCGAACACGACGGCTTCCTGCAGGCACTGTTGCCGGACCTCGACTTCATCGGCATCAACTACTACGTCGAGTACGAGGTGGACGTGCTCGGTCGGAACCTCCTGAACGGGTCGAAGCCGCGCTCGGACATGGGCTGGCCGCTCTCGCCGAGCGGGCTGGAGGCGCTGTGTACCCGCCTCGCCGCGTACGACCTCCCTTTACTCGTGACCGAGCACGGCCTGGCCGACAGCGACGACGAACACCGCGGGTGGTACATCCGCGAGTCCATCGAGGCCATCGAGCGGGCGCGGGCGGCCGGTGCGCCCGTCAACGGCTACCTCCACTGGTCGCTGACGGATAACTTCGAGTGGGACAAGGGCTTCTGGCCGCGCTTCGGCCTGGCGGCCGTCGACTACGACGACCACACCCGGACGCTGCGCGACAGCACATCCGTCTACGCAGACATCATCGACTCCCGTGACTGGGACGCGACCTGGCAGCCCAGCGGGAACGGGGCGACCGCTCAGGAGTGA
- a CDS encoding cupin domain-containing protein, whose amino-acid sequence MERTRIDDIDSWMSPASSKRSVSKALGAEHLALNHYELAPGETFGFGYHRHAEQEELFYVLEGEATFETEEGDVTVGAGEAIRFAPGEWQLGRNAGDERVVALAIGAPAETGETEILRECPECGERREVRIEATEDRDALVAICEVCGAETVRHS is encoded by the coding sequence ATGGAGCGGACCCGAATCGACGACATCGACAGCTGGATGAGCCCCGCGAGCAGCAAGCGGTCCGTCTCGAAGGCGCTCGGGGCGGAACACCTCGCACTGAACCACTACGAACTCGCCCCCGGCGAGACCTTCGGCTTCGGCTACCACCGCCACGCCGAGCAGGAGGAGCTGTTCTACGTCCTGGAGGGCGAAGCCACCTTCGAGACCGAGGAGGGGGACGTGACCGTCGGGGCCGGCGAAGCCATCCGCTTCGCGCCCGGCGAGTGGCAACTGGGGCGCAACGCTGGCGACGAGCGCGTCGTCGCACTCGCCATCGGTGCCCCTGCGGAGACGGGTGAGACGGAGATTCTCCGGGAGTGCCCGGAGTGTGGCGAGCGCCGGGAAGTCCGCATAGAGGCCACCGAGGACCGCGACGCGCTCGTCGCAATCTGCGAGGTGTGCGGTGCCGAGACGGTGCGTCACTCCTGA
- the acs gene encoding acetate--CoA ligase, whose product MPDGNEPELDTYQPADERLTPPESFVDQANVADPAVYDEFTDPDAWARAADMLEWDEEYDTVLAGESEPLRWFDGGRLNAAYNCVDRHLDERKNQRALVWEGRLGERRTYTYLELYQEVNEFAAALRSLGVEEDDVVTIYMPMIPELPIAMLACARIGAPHSVVFAGFSADALATRMNAADSEYLVTCDGYYRRGDAVSLKNKADTACVTVDEDVTTVVVDRLDGFEYTLGEDEYEYGPLVEDHRRERVTPVARDATDDLFRIYTSGTTGEPKGVTHTTGGYLSYATWTSHAVLDIKPADTYWCSADIGWITGHSYIVYGPLALGTTTVMYEGAPDHPEKNRLWEIIERQAVDVFYTAPTAVRAFMKWGEEYPEQHDLSSLRLLGTVGEPINPRAWKWYYEHIGNGECPIVDTWWQTETGGILVSTLPAVKDMKPGAAGPPLPGVGATIIDGDGDEVAAGEGGYLVIDQPWPGMPQELCEGRDWVERVTEAAPPLDSFDWAYPTEDGALADDDGYITILGRVDDVINVSGHRFGTMEIESAIVGVEGVAEAAVVSGTDEVRSDSVYAYVSTTAECGDEDRLREAIIDAVTDEVGTVARPKAVVFTPDLPKTRSGKIMRRLLEDIANGEDLGDLSALRNPEVVGEIESAVDPD is encoded by the coding sequence ATGCCGGACGGGAACGAGCCGGAGCTGGACACGTACCAGCCTGCTGACGAGCGATTGACGCCACCGGAGTCGTTCGTCGACCAGGCCAACGTCGCCGACCCGGCGGTCTACGACGAGTTCACCGACCCGGACGCCTGGGCGCGCGCAGCCGACATGCTGGAGTGGGACGAGGAGTACGACACCGTCCTCGCCGGCGAGAGCGAACCCCTGCGGTGGTTCGACGGCGGCCGGCTCAACGCCGCCTACAACTGCGTCGACCGCCACCTGGACGAGCGCAAGAACCAGCGCGCGCTGGTCTGGGAGGGGCGACTCGGCGAACGGCGCACCTACACCTACCTCGAACTCTACCAGGAGGTCAACGAGTTCGCGGCCGCCCTCCGGAGCCTCGGGGTCGAGGAGGACGACGTGGTGACCATCTACATGCCGATGATTCCCGAGTTGCCAATCGCCATGCTGGCGTGTGCCCGCATCGGCGCACCCCACTCGGTCGTCTTCGCGGGCTTCTCGGCGGACGCACTCGCCACCCGGATGAACGCTGCCGACTCCGAATACCTCGTCACCTGCGACGGCTACTACCGCCGCGGCGACGCCGTCTCGCTGAAGAACAAGGCCGACACGGCCTGCGTCACCGTCGACGAGGACGTGACCACGGTGGTCGTCGACCGCCTCGACGGCTTCGAGTACACGCTGGGCGAGGACGAGTACGAGTACGGTCCCCTCGTCGAGGACCACCGCCGGGAGCGGGTCACACCGGTCGCCCGCGACGCCACGGACGACCTCTTTCGCATCTACACCTCCGGCACGACCGGCGAACCCAAGGGGGTGACCCACACGACGGGGGGGTACCTCTCCTACGCCACCTGGACATCTCATGCGGTGCTGGACATCAAGCCCGCGGATACCTACTGGTGCTCGGCCGACATCGGCTGGATTACCGGCCACTCCTACATCGTCTACGGCCCGCTCGCGCTCGGGACGACCACCGTCATGTACGAGGGCGCGCCGGACCACCCGGAGAAGAACAGGCTCTGGGAGATAATCGAGCGCCAGGCCGTCGACGTGTTCTACACCGCGCCCACCGCGGTCCGCGCGTTCATGAAGTGGGGCGAGGAGTACCCCGAGCAACACGACCTCTCCAGCCTCCGCCTGCTGGGCACGGTGGGCGAACCAATCAATCCCCGCGCCTGGAAGTGGTACTACGAACACATCGGGAACGGGGAGTGTCCAATCGTCGACACCTGGTGGCAGACCGAGACCGGCGGGATTCTCGTGTCGACGCTGCCGGCGGTCAAAGACATGAAGCCGGGGGCGGCCGGGCCGCCGCTGCCAGGCGTCGGCGCGACCATCATCGACGGCGACGGCGACGAGGTGGCGGCCGGCGAGGGCGGCTACCTGGTCATCGACCAGCCCTGGCCGGGGATGCCCCAGGAACTCTGCGAGGGGCGGGACTGGGTCGAGCGCGTCACCGAGGCGGCGCCGCCGCTCGACTCCTTCGACTGGGCCTACCCGACCGAGGACGGCGCACTCGCCGACGACGACGGCTACATCACGATTCTCGGCCGCGTCGACGACGTCATCAACGTCTCCGGCCACCGCTTCGGGACGATGGAGATCGAATCCGCCATCGTCGGCGTCGAGGGCGTCGCGGAGGCGGCCGTCGTCAGCGGCACCGACGAGGTGCGCAGCGACTCCGTTTACGCCTACGTCAGCACGACGGCCGAGTGCGGCGACGAGGACCGCCTCCGCGAGGCTATCATCGACGCCGTCACCGACGAGGTGGGGACGGTTGCCCGCCCGAAGGCAGTGGTGTTCACGCCGGACCTGCCGAAGACGCGCTCGGGCAAAATCATGCGCCGCCTGCTGGAGGACATCGCCAACGGCGAGGACCTGGGCGACCTGAGCGCGCTGCGCAACCCCGAAGTCGTCGGCGAGATAGAGTCGGCCGTCGACCCCGACTGA
- a CDS encoding bacterio-opsin activator domain-containing protein yields MSEAAEDIRLTEREYEQLRQSTETYREELLVRLCGEVGLRAAEIPRVTPADVTSQGGEGRTQYFLEVHESDGGTRETYLPSRVAHDFWQYVRSNDIDTTEPVIDVSTRRVQMLVREVGERAADWTGRPSLQSVTPSVLRRYFARQLLVEQGVDPRIVTAVGGWEGVDGLLPALDEPTRDEIAAAFEGLSEPQETVSRSGRLGGVVATMDCVGEALSAAGSREEIESAVCATLVADDTYTAAWMTERERQRDRIVVRDHAGDDPDRFSGAGNTTIVKQALQTDRVLVAPDHPRPGADERGLLAAVPVVHGETNYGALVVRAEGRGGFDDPERTVLADLGRRIGLTITATERRQLLLGDTVVALTLRYTDREAVLVDLAATLGCAVDLEGVVAADAHSLLCFLTVEGVSGDTVLGWVSETDRIGDARLIRGYEDGALLEVIVQCGSPMLALTERGGTVTELTVEGASAEVVAEFAPNVGVRALVDELSRQYPSMSLRSKQEVTPTEQTPTGFRESMDERLTDKQQSVLRAAYHAGYFEWPRGSTAEELAESMDISSPTLHNHLRRAQQKLLGVAFDEE; encoded by the coding sequence ATGAGCGAGGCCGCCGAGGACATTCGGCTGACCGAGCGCGAGTACGAGCAGTTGCGGCAGTCGACGGAGACCTACCGCGAGGAACTGCTCGTGCGCCTGTGCGGCGAGGTCGGCCTCCGGGCGGCCGAGATTCCGCGCGTGACGCCGGCGGACGTCACGAGCCAGGGCGGGGAGGGGCGGACGCAGTACTTCCTGGAGGTCCACGAGAGCGACGGCGGGACCCGCGAGACGTACCTGCCCTCGCGGGTCGCCCACGACTTCTGGCAGTACGTGAGGAGCAACGACATCGACACGACGGAGCCGGTCATCGACGTCTCGACCCGCCGGGTCCAGATGCTGGTCCGCGAGGTCGGCGAGCGCGCCGCCGACTGGACCGGCCGGCCGAGCCTCCAGTCGGTGACTCCCTCTGTCCTCCGGCGCTATTTCGCCCGCCAACTGCTCGTCGAGCAGGGCGTGGACCCACGCATCGTCACCGCCGTCGGCGGCTGGGAGGGCGTCGACGGGCTGTTGCCGGCGCTGGACGAGCCCACCCGCGACGAGATTGCCGCGGCGTTCGAGGGGCTGAGCGAGCCACAGGAGACCGTCAGCCGCTCGGGACGGCTCGGCGGCGTCGTCGCGACGATGGACTGCGTGGGGGAGGCGCTGTCGGCGGCCGGGTCGCGGGAGGAAATCGAGTCGGCGGTGTGTGCCACGCTGGTCGCGGACGACACGTACACCGCGGCGTGGATGACCGAGCGCGAGCGCCAGCGCGACCGCATCGTCGTCCGCGACCACGCGGGCGACGACCCCGACCGGTTCTCGGGAGCCGGCAACACCACAATCGTCAAGCAGGCGCTCCAGACCGACCGGGTGCTGGTCGCGCCGGACCACCCGCGGCCGGGAGCCGACGAACGGGGGCTGCTGGCGGCGGTCCCCGTCGTCCACGGGGAGACTAACTACGGGGCGCTCGTCGTCCGGGCCGAGGGACGCGGGGGCTTCGACGACCCCGAGCGGACCGTGCTGGCCGACCTCGGGCGGCGCATCGGGCTGACGATAACCGCCACGGAGCGCCGGCAACTCCTGCTCGGGGACACCGTCGTCGCCCTGACGCTGCGGTACACCGACCGGGAGGCGGTGCTGGTCGACCTCGCGGCGACGCTCGGCTGTGCCGTCGACCTGGAGGGCGTCGTGGCGGCCGACGCCCACTCGCTGCTGTGCTTTCTCACGGTCGAGGGCGTCTCGGGGGACACGGTGCTGGGCTGGGTCTCCGAGACCGACCGCATCGGCGACGCCAGGCTCATCCGCGGCTACGAGGACGGCGCGCTCCTGGAGGTGATCGTGCAGTGTGGCTCCCCGATGCTGGCGCTGACCGAGCGGGGCGGAACGGTCACCGAGCTAACCGTCGAGGGAGCGTCCGCCGAGGTCGTCGCGGAGTTCGCGCCCAACGTCGGAGTGCGCGCGCTCGTGGACGAACTCAGCCGGCAGTACCCGTCGATGTCGCTGCGGAGCAAACAGGAGGTGACGCCGACCGAGCAGACGCCGACCGGGTTCCGCGAATCGATGGACGAGCGGCTCACCGACAAGCAGCAGTCGGTGTTACGAGCCGCCTACCACGCGGGCTACTTCGAGTGGCCCCGCGGGTCGACCGCCGAGGAACTGGCCGAGTCGATGGACATCTCCTCGCCGACGCTGCACAACCACCTCAGACGCGCCCAGCAGAAACTCCTCGGCGTCGCGTTTGATGAGGAGTAG
- the acs gene encoding acetate--CoA ligase codes for MSDDDDIEVELEARLEEQDEFEPPESFVEQANVTDESIYEEFDENWPEAWERAADLLDWDEDYDEVLDESEAPFYEWFTGGSLNASANCLDRHLDDRGDEAAIEWVGELGEERTYTYEQLHREVNEFAAVLRDMGVEEDDVVTMYMPMIPELPVAMLACARIGAPHAVVFAGFSADALATRMNAADSEYLVTCDGYYRRGDGLEHLNKAEEGLEQVDQDVDTVVVDRLGDEFDHDLGPSQHDYHDLLADQEGADVEPVSRDAEDMLFLMYTSGTTGKPKGVKHTTGGYLAYTAFTSHAVLDVKPEDNYWCSADIGWITGHSYIVYGPLALGTTSVMYEGTPDYPDKDRMWEIVDDHDVTQLYTAPTAIRAFMKWGKEYPEQHDLSSLRLLGTVGEPINPRAWKWYYKHIGNEECPIVDTWWQTETGGMMITTLPAIKNMKPGSAGPPLPGVSADIVDEKGSPVEAGRAGYLIVNKPWPGMLRTLYKNDERFINEYWDEYSIPEKDQWVYFPEDGAKIDDDGYITILGRVDDVINVSGHRLGTMEIESAIVGVPGVAEAAVVGGDHEMKGEAVYTYVITEDGYEGDEDLRQQIIESVEGSIGPIARPEAVVFTHELPKTRSGKIMRRLLEDIANGDELGNTSTLRNPDVVEEIAEKVRGN; via the coding sequence ATGTCAGATGACGACGACATCGAGGTCGAACTGGAGGCGAGGCTCGAGGAGCAAGACGAGTTCGAGCCCCCGGAATCGTTCGTCGAGCAGGCGAACGTGACAGACGAATCGATTTACGAGGAGTTCGACGAGAACTGGCCGGAGGCGTGGGAGCGTGCGGCCGACCTCCTCGACTGGGACGAGGACTACGACGAGGTGCTCGACGAGAGCGAAGCACCCTTCTACGAGTGGTTCACGGGCGGGTCGCTCAACGCGAGCGCGAACTGCCTGGACCGACACCTCGACGACCGCGGCGACGAGGCCGCCATCGAGTGGGTGGGGGAACTCGGCGAGGAGCGCACCTATACCTACGAACAACTCCACCGCGAGGTCAACGAGTTCGCGGCCGTCCTCCGCGACATGGGCGTCGAGGAGGACGACGTGGTCACGATGTACATGCCGATGATACCGGAGCTGCCCGTCGCCATGCTCGCGTGTGCCCGCATCGGCGCACCGCACGCGGTGGTCTTCGCGGGCTTCTCGGCGGACGCACTCGCCACCCGGATGAACGCCGCCGACTCCGAGTACCTCGTCACCTGCGACGGCTACTACCGCCGCGGTGACGGGCTGGAGCACCTGAACAAGGCCGAGGAGGGTCTGGAACAGGTCGACCAGGACGTCGACACCGTCGTCGTCGACCGCCTCGGCGACGAGTTCGACCACGACCTCGGCCCGAGCCAGCACGACTACCACGACCTGCTGGCCGATCAGGAGGGCGCGGACGTCGAGCCGGTCTCCCGCGACGCCGAGGACATGCTGTTTCTCATGTACACGTCGGGGACGACGGGCAAGCCGAAGGGCGTCAAGCACACCACCGGTGGCTACCTGGCCTACACCGCCTTCACGAGCCACGCGGTCCTCGACGTCAAGCCCGAGGACAACTACTGGTGCTCGGCCGACATCGGCTGGATCACCGGACACTCCTACATCGTCTACGGCCCGCTCGCGCTGGGTACCACCTCGGTCATGTACGAGGGCACCCCGGACTACCCCGACAAGGACCGCATGTGGGAGATCGTCGACGACCACGACGTCACCCAGCTCTACACCGCGCCCACCGCGATTCGCGCGTTCATGAAGTGGGGCAAGGAGTACCCCGAACAGCACGACCTCTCCAGCCTCCGCCTGCTGGGCACGGTGGGCGAACCAATCAACCCGCGTGCGTGGAAGTGGTACTACAAGCACATCGGGAACGAGGAGTGTCCCATCGTCGACACCTGGTGGCAGACCGAGACCGGCGGCATGATGATTACCACGCTGCCGGCCATCAAGAACATGAAACCCGGCTCCGCCGGGCCGCCGCTCCCGGGTGTCAGCGCCGACATCGTCGACGAGAAGGGCTCCCCGGTCGAGGCCGGCCGCGCGGGCTACCTCATCGTCAACAAGCCCTGGCCCGGCATGCTGCGGACGCTGTACAAGAACGACGAGCGCTTCATCAACGAGTACTGGGACGAGTACTCCATCCCGGAGAAGGACCAGTGGGTCTACTTCCCCGAGGACGGCGCGAAGATCGACGACGACGGCTACATCACGATTCTCGGCCGCGTCGACGACGTCATCAACGTCTCCGGCCACCGCCTGGGGACGATGGAGATCGAATCGGCCATCGTCGGCGTGCCGGGCGTCGCCGAGGCCGCAGTCGTCGGCGGCGACCACGAGATGAAAGGCGAAGCGGTCTACACCTACGTCATCACCGAGGACGGCTACGAGGGCGACGAGGACCTCCGCCAGCAGATTATCGAGTCCGTCGAGGGCAGCATCGGCCCGATCGCACGGCCAGAGGCGGTCGTGTTCACCCACGAACTGCCGAAGACGCGCTCGGGCAAAATCATGCGGCGTCTGCTCGAGGACATCGCCAACGGCGACGAACTCGGGAACACCTCGACGCTGCGCAACCCCGACGTGGTCGAGGAGATCGCGGAGAAGGTCCGCGGCAACTGA
- a CDS encoding DUF4212 domain-containing protein has translation MSDTDTASEDSSHELETDGGVAAEEADVNYLETEINLLSPSTPFMRDHLKVVWGTFAAWVLIVWGPFIATWLAPETMTQTIPGGFPLHYFLIAIGAPTGALLLAGIYARQRDKLDEKYGIDPSSVESGSGSGTSEEVTATDGGIEE, from the coding sequence ATGAGCGACACTGATACCGCGAGCGAAGATAGCTCGCACGAACTCGAAACGGACGGAGGTGTGGCCGCCGAGGAGGCGGACGTCAACTACCTCGAAACAGAAATCAACCTACTCAGCCCCAGCACCCCCTTCATGCGCGACCACCTGAAGGTGGTCTGGGGGACGTTCGCCGCCTGGGTGCTCATCGTCTGGGGGCCCTTTATCGCCACGTGGCTGGCCCCGGAGACGATGACGCAGACGATTCCCGGTGGCTTCCCGCTGCACTACTTCCTCATCGCAATCGGTGCGCCGACCGGCGCACTGCTCCTGGCCGGCATCTACGCCCGCCAGCGGGACAAACTCGACGAGAAGTACGGTATCGACCCCTCGAGCGTCGAGAGCGGCAGCGGCAGCGGTACCAGCGAGGAAGTCACGGCCACTGACGGGGGTATCGAGGAATGA
- a CDS encoding VC_2705 family sodium/solute symporter, whose translation METLPLQADALNIGFKLLPAIIVFLMMASFLVIGYVFKVADTEGMWVAGRGIGNIENGMAIGANWMSAASYLGLAGLVALAGFYGLAFIVGWTTGYFILLIFLAAQMRRFGKYTAPDFVGDRFNSPTARALAAFTTLLIAYVYSVGQARGMGLVGQYVFGLDIIPMIIVMMTITVGYLALSGMLGATKNMAVQYVILIVAFLAGVYVVGFTQGYSTVLPQIEYGALFSELGAEFSEPFANSSPWLWAGTAFSLIVGTCGLPHVLVRFYTVENERTARWSTVWGLFFILLLYWAAPAMAAFGVNLFEVTQGVSAFAAEGGMSGAEGDVIVVLAAQFANLPEWFVGLVAAGAMAAAIATTAGLFITASSAVAHDIYSELINDDATQRQQVLIGRATIITIGALVTVTAFNPPALIGQLVALAFSLAGIVLFPMFFLGLWWENTNRQGALAGMIFGLVLWITATVNSTVLSEPFSPLLAEWVPAIGAALVGTPAVFIVTIAVSLMTPEPDMRTKRMVRQCHSPEPMGQQQSAEDVVTGSDAPADD comes from the coding sequence ATGGAGACACTTCCCCTGCAGGCAGACGCGCTGAACATCGGGTTCAAGCTCCTGCCCGCCATCATCGTCTTCCTGATGATGGCCTCGTTCCTCGTCATCGGCTACGTGTTCAAAGTGGCCGACACCGAGGGCATGTGGGTCGCCGGCCGTGGCATCGGGAACATCGAGAACGGCATGGCGATCGGCGCCAACTGGATGTCCGCCGCGTCCTACCTCGGACTGGCCGGACTGGTCGCCCTCGCGGGCTTTTACGGGCTGGCCTTCATCGTCGGCTGGACCACCGGCTACTTCATCCTGCTCATCTTCCTGGCCGCGCAGATGCGCCGGTTCGGGAAGTACACGGCACCCGACTTCGTGGGTGACCGCTTCAACTCGCCGACCGCACGTGCGCTCGCGGCGTTTACCACGCTGCTCATCGCGTACGTCTACTCCGTCGGCCAGGCCCGCGGGATGGGCCTGGTCGGCCAGTACGTCTTCGGGCTGGACATCATCCCGATGATCATCGTGATGATGACCATCACCGTCGGCTACCTGGCGCTGTCGGGCATGCTCGGCGCGACCAAGAACATGGCCGTCCAGTACGTCATCCTCATCGTGGCGTTCCTGGCGGGCGTGTACGTGGTCGGCTTCACGCAGGGCTACTCGACGGTTCTCCCGCAGATAGAGTACGGCGCGCTCTTCAGCGAACTGGGGGCCGAGTTCTCCGAGCCGTTCGCGAACTCCTCGCCGTGGCTGTGGGCGGGCACCGCGTTCTCGCTCATCGTCGGCACGTGCGGACTCCCGCACGTGCTCGTGCGCTTCTACACGGTCGAAAACGAGCGGACCGCCCGCTGGTCGACGGTGTGGGGCCTGTTCTTCATCCTGCTGCTGTACTGGGCCGCACCCGCGATGGCGGCCTTCGGCGTCAACCTGTTCGAGGTCACGCAGGGCGTCAGCGCGTTCGCAGCAGAGGGCGGCATGAGCGGTGCCGAAGGTGACGTCATCGTCGTGCTGGCAGCACAGTTCGCGAACCTCCCCGAGTGGTTCGTCGGGCTGGTCGCGGCCGGCGCGATGGCCGCCGCGATCGCGACGACGGCGGGCCTGTTCATCACGGCCTCGTCCGCAGTCGCCCACGACATCTACAGCGAACTCATCAACGACGACGCCACCCAGCGCCAGCAGGTCCTCATCGGCCGCGCGACGATTATCACCATCGGCGCGCTGGTGACGGTGACGGCCTTCAACCCGCCTGCACTCATCGGACAGCTCGTCGCGCTGGCCTTCTCGCTGGCCGGCATCGTGCTGTTCCCGATGTTCTTCCTGGGACTCTGGTGGGAGAACACCAACCGCCAGGGCGCACTCGCCGGGATGATCTTCGGGCTCGTCCTGTGGATCACTGCGACCGTCAACAGCACCGTCCTCTCGGAACCGTTCAGCCCGCTGCTCGCGGAGTGGGTGCCGGCAATCGGTGCTGCCCTCGTCGGCACGCCCGCGGTCTTCATCGTCACCATCGCGGTCTCGCTGATGACGCCCGAACCGGACATGCGGACCAAGCGGATGGTCCGGCAGTGTCACAGCCCCGAGCCGATGGGGCAGCAACAGAGCGCAGAAGACGTCGTGACCGGCAGCGACGCCCCAGCAGACGACTAA
- a CDS encoding universal stress protein — protein sequence MYEHILVPTDGSETSQFAVDNAIDIAEKYDATVHALYVIDVDATSYGLGTEQVDRIRQGHLDEMPEVKADAEEATSYVADRAAEHGLDVKQHLQVGEPARAIRKFVEENDIDLVVMGSHGRSGLSRVILGSVAEKVLRRTHLPVLIVDSHELHDEE from the coding sequence ATGTACGAACACATCCTCGTTCCGACGGACGGTAGCGAAACGTCGCAGTTCGCGGTCGACAACGCCATCGACATCGCCGAGAAGTACGACGCGACGGTACACGCGCTGTACGTCATCGACGTCGACGCCACCAGCTACGGGCTGGGCACCGAACAGGTCGACCGCATCCGCCAGGGCCACCTGGACGAGATGCCCGAGGTGAAAGCGGACGCCGAGGAGGCGACCAGCTACGTCGCCGACCGGGCCGCCGAACACGGACTGGATGTCAAACAGCACCTGCAGGTCGGCGAACCCGCCCGGGCCATCCGGAAGTTCGTCGAGGAGAACGACATCGACCTCGTCGTTATGGGCTCGCACGGGCGCTCCGGCCTGTCGCGGGTCATCCTCGGCAGCGTCGCCGAGAAGGTCCTGCGGCGGACCCACCTGCCGGTGCTCATCGTCGACAGTCACGAACTGCACGACGAAGAGTAA
- a CDS encoding bacteriorhodopsin, with product MIAAPLADVATVVQFETALQMTQSEAFDFIHSDSLLASSLWTNVALAGVSILLFVYMGRNIEGTRAQLIWVATLLVPLVSLSSYLGLVSGLTVGFLEMPAGHALAGEGGVFSPWGRYLTWALSTPMILTALGLLAGTDRAKLFTAITMDVGMCVTGLAAALTTGSYLLRWVFYALSCAFFVAVLYVLLVEWPADAAAAGTAEIFNTLKTLTVVLWLGYPILWALGSEGFAVLGVGVTSWGYSGLDILAKYVFAFLLLRWVAANQNVVGRETGATEQPSSGTPADD from the coding sequence ATGATAGCTGCGCCACTCGCGGACGTTGCGACGGTAGTACAGTTCGAAACGGCACTCCAGATGACGCAGTCCGAGGCCTTCGATTTCATCCACAGCGACAGCCTGCTGGCGTCGTCGCTGTGGACGAACGTCGCCCTGGCGGGCGTGTCGATTCTACTGTTCGTCTACATGGGCAGGAACATCGAAGGGACGCGGGCACAGCTCATCTGGGTCGCAACCCTGCTGGTCCCGCTGGTCTCTCTTTCGAGTTACCTCGGACTGGTCTCCGGCCTGACTGTCGGCTTCCTCGAGATGCCCGCTGGGCACGCGCTCGCGGGCGAAGGAGGGGTGTTCTCCCCGTGGGGACGGTATCTCACGTGGGCGTTATCGACCCCGATGATTCTGACCGCGCTCGGGTTGCTGGCCGGAACTGACCGGGCGAAACTGTTCACGGCGATTACGATGGACGTAGGGATGTGCGTGACCGGGCTGGCCGCCGCGCTGACGACGGGTTCCTACCTCCTGCGGTGGGTGTTCTACGCACTCAGCTGTGCGTTCTTCGTCGCAGTCCTCTACGTCCTCCTGGTCGAGTGGCCGGCCGACGCGGCCGCTGCCGGCACTGCGGAGATATTCAACACCCTCAAGACGTTGACTGTGGTTCTGTGGCTCGGCTACCCGATACTGTGGGCACTCGGCTCGGAGGGCTTCGCCGTCCTCGGTGTCGGGGTCACGTCGTGGGGGTACTCCGGGCTCGATATCCTCGCAAAATACGTGTTCGCGTTCCTGTTGTTGCGCTGGGTCGCTGCGAATCAGAACGTCGTCGGCCGCGAGACCGGAGCCACCGAACAGCCGAGTTCCGGAACGCCCGCTGACGACTGA